The following coding sequences lie in one Streptomyces albofaciens JCM 4342 genomic window:
- a CDS encoding phytoene desaturase family protein, with protein sequence MARIAVIGAGMGAMAAAARLAVAGHRVAVYERDGTYGGAVRRFERAGFGFDTGPGLLHLPAVYRDLFVKTGREPLESVLELSQVDPAARHVFADGTAVSLPNASRAGVLAALDGALGAGAGERWSDFLGRAREAWDRTRRPLLEEPLWPDWQVLGRDPYPALPRRGLFGRRRPAADGTLAEVARRELKDPRLTALLESYAVAYGFDPRTAPASAAILPYMEQTFGSWYPRGGIRALADALYERCRARKVEFTFGAEVTRIVEADGRAAGVELRDGSCAEADTVVAGIAPDRLTALLKGAEPWGADDVRPAADERRRVPGRFTVALALRGPRPADAAHRTVVHAADPAAELAAVFGAGAGTLCDRPTVTVLRPDDPTSRPDDDHEAVTLSAAVAPYGDLARSCTAGTGAPAATAEPRSGVEKAAVEESAAQAAAADRLIEAAEAAIPGLRERVLWRAVLPPAEGGSVPGPALAGAGGRFLRPANRTRIPGLYAVGGWTHPGGGLAHAGMSGALVAGLIVNGDDWRGSQ encoded by the coding sequence ATGGCACGGATTGCGGTGATCGGCGCCGGGATGGGCGCGATGGCGGCCGCCGCCCGGCTGGCCGTCGCGGGCCACCGGGTGGCGGTGTACGAACGTGACGGCACGTACGGCGGCGCGGTGCGCCGCTTCGAGCGGGCGGGCTTCGGCTTCGACACCGGCCCCGGGCTGCTGCACCTCCCGGCCGTCTACCGTGACCTGTTCGTCAAGACCGGCCGCGAGCCGCTGGAGAGCGTGCTGGAGCTGTCCCAGGTCGACCCCGCCGCCCGCCATGTCTTCGCGGACGGTACGGCCGTCTCGCTGCCGAACGCCTCCCGGGCCGGTGTCCTCGCGGCGCTCGACGGCGCGCTGGGCGCGGGCGCCGGTGAGCGCTGGAGCGACTTCCTGGGCCGCGCCCGCGAGGCGTGGGACCGCACCCGCCGGCCGCTGCTGGAGGAGCCGCTGTGGCCCGACTGGCAGGTGCTGGGGCGCGATCCGTATCCGGCGCTGCCCAGGCGCGGCCTGTTCGGGCGGCGCAGGCCCGCGGCGGACGGCACGCTCGCCGAGGTGGCGCGCCGCGAGCTGAAGGACCCCCGGCTGACCGCCCTCCTGGAGAGCTACGCCGTGGCGTACGGCTTCGATCCCCGCACCGCCCCCGCGAGCGCCGCGATCCTGCCGTACATGGAGCAGACTTTCGGAAGTTGGTATCCGCGTGGCGGCATCCGGGCGCTGGCGGACGCGCTGTACGAGCGCTGCCGGGCCCGGAAGGTGGAGTTCACCTTCGGCGCGGAGGTGACGCGCATCGTCGAGGCGGACGGCCGGGCAGCCGGTGTCGAGCTGCGCGACGGGAGCTGCGCCGAGGCGGACACGGTCGTCGCGGGCATCGCCCCCGACCGGCTGACGGCGCTCCTGAAGGGCGCCGAGCCGTGGGGCGCGGACGATGTGCGGCCCGCGGCCGACGAGCGCCGCCGAGTGCCCGGCCGGTTCACGGTCGCGCTCGCGCTGCGCGGCCCCCGCCCGGCGGACGCGGCGCACCGCACGGTGGTCCACGCGGCCGACCCCGCCGCGGAGTTGGCGGCGGTCTTCGGCGCGGGCGCGGGCACGCTGTGCGACCGCCCGACGGTGACGGTGCTGCGCCCCGACGACCCGACGTCCCGGCCCGACGACGACCACGAGGCGGTGACGCTGAGCGCCGCGGTCGCGCCGTACGGGGACCTGGCCAGGTCCTGCACCGCCGGGACCGGCGCACCGGCCGCGACGGCCGAGCCCCGAAGCGGCGTGGAGAAAGCGGCAGTTGAGGAGTCAGCCGCGCAGGCGGCCGCCGCCGACCGGCTGATCGAGGCCGCCGAAGCGGCGATACCCGGGCTGCGGGAGCGGGTGCTGTGGCGGGCCGTGCTGCCGCCCGCCGAGGGCGGGTCGGTGCCGGGCCCGGCGCTGGCCGGTGCGGGGGGCCGCTTTCTGCGCCCCGCCAACCGCACCCGCATACCGGGGCTGTACGCGGTCGGCGGCTGGACGCACCCGGGCGGCGGGCTGGCGCACGCCGGGATGTCGGGCGCCCTCGTCGCGGGCCTGATCGTGAACGGGGACGACTGGCGCGGCTCCCAGTGA